The proteins below are encoded in one region of Tautonia marina:
- a CDS encoding ATP-binding protein: MRLRRLDLLAFGPFTDLSLDLSAGSFGLHLIHGPNEAGKSSTLRAIHNLFYGIPLRSNDNFLHEHNQMCLGAEIENRAGNVLAFQRRKKNKNALTALDDSATPIEPETLDRFLGGVDEDTFRALFGIDHHRLVEGGKAILEGKGQVGQLLFAAGSGLTGLKAATGTLQKELDDLFKPRGQNPEINRLLSELAALRKQVQESQLPSDEWTRHHEALRDALHAKEEFDLTRQDRSRARNRLLRIQSAKKPIAERDEFLTRFEELADVVPLPEDFADRHRSARESLTRALALAEQAKMDRDALAAALETIAVPDELLAQGECIESLYQRLGAHLLAQEHRPGIRAQQTSDEHYARNLLVELGKPRDLEQAAALRLRGDEPDLIRGLGREHASIETSLDRHRQAFEAQVARLEELTEELDAIGPEPDIKPLRRVVQRCRKLGDPEEELRTFQSAREQEQRALQRARQGLPHWDGSLEELVQLRPPLDETIAEASQAVTDHTQRMNQLERDLATVTADLDAVEVQIRTLTLEHDMPTEADLAASRTRRDEGWQLVRRSWLDQAAPTDETVAFIAEFAPGGSLDGAFERSLLRADEQADRLRREADRAATLANHLAHREKLNSRRADLQHAKQQVADAVEQLRHSWADRLRTLGLPDRLGPEELRAWLRRREAIVEAVEALRLQDEQIESLQRTIAESRDAIASALPDGSESKGIATESLADRLERAEAVIAEVEERRTRREETRKNLQHARRERDEAERRLLESTRHREQWHARWEPLMARIGLEPEDTPAQADQFLDRIDKLFAHLDKARGFKARIDGIDRDAREFAHDVAEVCRAIAPDLVERPVETAVAELYRRLGEARDLRKHRETTRQNCESAVAKLRAAEQTILQEQARLDTLCQEARCDSADELPEAEARAADRSRVESELRRVEDQIRDLSAGASLEEFIAEAKSVDADEIDLLLQELDTEIDEIEQERSRLDQTIGGEREWLRSQQGGDDAALAAERTQSLLAELRSKVEDYAALRIATELLHRGIEQFREEHQGPVIRRAGELFAELTSGSFQGLDFDEDDHGRPVLLGVRNGQRVGVEAMSDGSCDQLYLALRLASLEGWLDRHEPIPLIADDILLNFDDERSAAALRALAELSRRTQILFFTHHEHLVELAQSSLPADVLFLHLLERSAVSATA, encoded by the coding sequence ATGAGACTTCGACGCCTCGACCTGCTGGCCTTCGGGCCGTTCACCGATCTGTCGCTCGACCTCTCGGCTGGGTCGTTCGGCTTGCACCTGATTCACGGACCGAACGAGGCCGGGAAAAGCTCGACCCTGCGTGCCATCCACAACCTCTTTTATGGCATCCCGCTCCGATCAAACGACAACTTCCTTCATGAGCACAATCAGATGTGCCTTGGGGCCGAGATTGAAAATCGGGCCGGCAACGTGCTCGCCTTCCAGCGGCGGAAAAAGAACAAGAATGCGTTGACCGCTCTGGATGACTCTGCCACGCCGATCGAGCCCGAAACGCTCGATCGGTTCCTCGGCGGGGTCGATGAGGACACCTTCCGGGCGCTCTTCGGGATCGACCACCATCGGCTCGTCGAGGGGGGCAAGGCGATTCTGGAAGGGAAGGGCCAGGTCGGCCAGCTCTTGTTCGCCGCCGGATCGGGCCTGACCGGTCTGAAAGCGGCGACCGGCACCCTTCAAAAAGAACTGGATGATCTGTTCAAGCCCCGAGGTCAGAATCCTGAGATCAACCGGTTGCTCTCGGAACTGGCGGCCTTGCGCAAGCAGGTTCAGGAGTCTCAGCTTCCGAGCGACGAGTGGACCCGTCATCATGAGGCGCTCCGCGACGCCTTGCACGCGAAAGAGGAATTCGACCTCACCCGCCAGGATCGCTCCCGAGCCCGCAACCGCCTGCTGCGCATTCAGAGCGCCAAGAAGCCGATCGCCGAACGAGACGAATTCCTGACCCGGTTCGAGGAGCTGGCCGACGTCGTCCCGCTTCCCGAAGACTTCGCCGATCGCCACCGATCGGCCCGCGAATCCCTGACCCGGGCTCTCGCCCTGGCCGAACAGGCCAAGATGGATCGCGACGCGCTGGCCGCCGCGCTCGAAACGATCGCCGTGCCCGACGAATTGCTCGCGCAAGGCGAGTGCATCGAGTCGCTCTACCAGCGGCTCGGAGCCCATCTGCTCGCTCAGGAGCATCGACCAGGGATCCGAGCCCAGCAAACCAGCGACGAGCATTACGCCCGCAACCTGCTGGTCGAGCTAGGCAAGCCTCGGGATTTAGAGCAGGCCGCGGCCCTTCGACTCCGGGGAGACGAGCCCGATCTGATCCGGGGGCTCGGACGCGAGCACGCGTCGATCGAAACCAGTCTCGACCGTCACCGCCAGGCGTTCGAGGCGCAGGTGGCCCGCCTGGAGGAACTGACCGAAGAACTCGACGCGATCGGTCCCGAGCCGGACATCAAACCCCTGCGACGGGTGGTTCAGCGTTGCCGGAAGCTCGGTGATCCCGAGGAGGAGTTGCGGACCTTTCAATCGGCTCGCGAGCAGGAACAACGAGCCTTGCAGCGGGCGCGTCAAGGACTGCCGCACTGGGATGGCTCGCTTGAGGAACTGGTCCAGCTCCGGCCTCCGCTCGACGAAACGATTGCCGAGGCATCGCAGGCGGTCACCGATCACACGCAACGCATGAACCAGCTTGAACGGGACCTGGCGACCGTGACGGCGGATCTCGACGCGGTCGAGGTTCAGATTCGCACCTTGACGCTCGAACATGACATGCCGACCGAGGCCGATCTGGCCGCCTCCCGAACTCGACGCGATGAGGGCTGGCAGCTTGTCCGGCGCTCGTGGCTCGACCAGGCCGCGCCGACAGACGAGACCGTCGCTTTTATCGCCGAGTTCGCGCCGGGGGGATCGCTCGACGGAGCCTTCGAGCGCAGCCTGTTGCGCGCCGATGAACAGGCCGACCGCCTCCGCCGCGAGGCCGATCGAGCCGCAACGCTCGCCAATCACCTCGCCCACCGCGAGAAGCTCAACAGCCGCCGGGCCGATCTCCAGCACGCGAAGCAACAGGTGGCCGACGCCGTGGAGCAGCTCCGGCACTCTTGGGCCGATCGGCTCCGCACGCTCGGGCTTCCGGATCGACTTGGTCCGGAGGAACTGCGAGCCTGGCTCCGCCGCCGCGAGGCGATTGTGGAGGCGGTTGAGGCGCTTCGGCTTCAGGACGAGCAGATCGAATCGCTTCAACGCACCATCGCCGAGTCCCGAGACGCGATCGCCTCGGCCTTACCGGACGGCTCGGAATCGAAGGGGATCGCCACCGAATCGCTCGCCGATCGGCTGGAGCGGGCCGAGGCCGTAATCGCCGAGGTTGAGGAACGCCGGACCCGCCGCGAGGAGACGAGGAAGAATCTTCAGCACGCCCGCCGCGAGCGCGACGAGGCCGAGCGAAGGCTCCTCGAATCGACCCGCCATCGCGAGCAGTGGCACGCTCGATGGGAGCCGTTGATGGCCCGGATCGGCCTCGAACCCGAGGACACCCCGGCGCAGGCCGATCAGTTTCTCGATCGGATCGACAAGCTGTTCGCCCACCTGGACAAGGCCCGAGGGTTCAAGGCTCGAATCGACGGCATCGACCGCGACGCGAGGGAATTCGCCCACGATGTCGCCGAGGTTTGCCGAGCCATCGCCCCTGATCTGGTCGAGCGGCCGGTCGAGACGGCCGTGGCCGAGCTGTATCGCCGGCTCGGCGAGGCGCGGGACCTCCGCAAGCATCGAGAGACGACCCGGCAGAACTGCGAATCGGCCGTTGCGAAGCTCCGAGCGGCCGAGCAAACGATTCTCCAGGAGCAGGCGAGGCTCGACACCCTCTGCCAGGAAGCCCGCTGCGACTCGGCCGACGAGCTGCCCGAGGCCGAGGCCAGGGCCGCCGATCGGTCGAGGGTCGAAAGCGAACTGAGGCGCGTGGAGGACCAGATCCGCGACCTCAGCGCGGGGGCCTCGCTGGAGGAGTTCATCGCCGAGGCAAAATCCGTCGATGCCGATGAAATCGACCTGCTTCTTCAGGAACTCGACACGGAAATTGATGAGATTGAGCAAGAACGATCACGCCTCGACCAGACGATCGGCGGCGAGCGGGAGTGGCTCCGATCGCAACAGGGGGGAGACGACGCGGCCCTGGCCGCCGAGCGGACGCAGTCGCTGCTGGCCGAGTTGCGGTCGAAGGTCGAGGATTACGCCGCGCTCAGGATCGCCACCGAACTGCTCCACCGCGGCATCGAACAGTTCCGCGAGGAGCACCAGGGGCCGGTCATCCGCCGCGCCGGCGAGCTGTTCGCCGAGCTGACCTCCGGCTCGTTCCAGGGGCTCGACTTCGACGAGGACGACCACGGACGCCCCGTGTTGCTCGGCGTGCGGAACGGTCAGCGCGTCGGGGTCGAAGCGATGAGCGACGGCAGTTGCGATCAGCTTTATCTGGCCCTTCGCCTGGCGAGCCTGGAAGGCTGGCTCGACCGCCACGAGCCGATCCCCCTGATTGCCGACGACATTCTTTTGAATTTCGATGACGAGCGATCGGCCGCCGCCCTGCGCGCCCTGGCCGAGCTGTCGCGTCGGACTCAGATCCTGTTCTTCACGCACCATGAGCATCTGGTCGAGCTGGCCCAATCGAGCCTGCCAGCCGATGTCCTGTTCCTGCACCTGCTGGAACGTTCGGCTGTTTCGGCAACCGCCTGA